The proteins below are encoded in one region of Mus caroli chromosome 10, CAROLI_EIJ_v1.1, whole genome shotgun sequence:
- the Fbxo7 gene encoding F-box only protein 7 isoform X2 → MAQPPPGAAVLPDTEHSSLQDNDQPSLAATSSQTNIPDEQGSESSQGQATQFDAWTDDSMEGPSQNVEAESIQDAMSMEEVSGFHPLEPMLCNETEDGQVPHSLETLYQSAGCSNISDALIVLVHLLMLESGYIPQGTETKAVSMPEKWKSSGVYKLQYTHPLCEGGFAVLTCVPLGNLIIINATIKVNGGIKNVKSVQLQPGSYVAGVEPGESAAKVYKDLKKLSRLFKDQLVYPLLAFTRQVLNLPDVFGLVVLPLELKLRIFRLLDVHSVLALSAVCHDLLIASNDPLLWRCLYLRDFRDGTVRGPDTDWKELYRKKHIQRKEAQRMRHAMFLPSAHPIPFCPIPVYPRAYLPTSLLPPGIIGGEYDERPILPSVGDPVTSLIPRPGELPGQFHPLRPRFDPVDPLPGPHSLLPGRAIPNNRFPFRPGRGRSTDSRLPFL, encoded by the exons ATGGCCCAGCCTCCCCCGGGTGCCGCTGTCCTCCCCG ATACAGAGCATTCCTCACTCCAGGATAATGACCAACCTTCTTTGGCTGCGACCTCAAGTCAGACTAACATCCCAGATGAACAAGGGAGTGAGTCATCCCAAGGACAGGCCACCCAATTTGATGCCTGGACTGATGACAGTATG GAAGGGCCTAGTCAAAATGTTGAAGCTGAGTCAATTCAGGATGCCATGAGTATGGAAGAGGTTTCTGGTTTCCATCCATTGGAACCAATGCTCTGTAATGAAACAGAGGATGGGCAGGTACCACATTCTCTAGAGACCCTGTACCAGTCAGCCGGCTGCTCCAACATCAGTGATGCCTTGATAGTGCTGGTGCATCTCCTTATGCTCGAGTCAGGCTACATACCTCAG GGGACTGAAACCAAAGCAGTGTCAATGCCTGAGAAATGGAAGTCAAGTGGTGTATACAAACTGCAGTACACACATCCTCTCTGCGAGGGTGGCTTTGCCGTGCTTACCTGTGTGCCTTTGGGAAACCTAATCATTATAAATG cTACAATAAAAGTCAACGGTGGGATTAAAAACGTGAAGTCAGTGCAGCTGCAGCCAGGATCCTACGTTGCTGGAGTAGAACCAG GGGAAAGCGCAGCCAAAGTGTACAAAGATCTTAAGAAGCTCTCTCGTCTCTTCAAAGACCAGCTGgtgtaccctcttctggctttcacacgGCAAG TACTGAACCTTCCAGATGTGTTTGGGCTGGTTGTCCTTCCACTGGAGCTGAAACTACGCATCTTCCGACTTTTGGACGTTCATTCTGTCCTGGCCCTGTCTGCAGTCTGTCATGACCTCCTCATTGCCTCAAATGACCCACTGCTGTGGAGGTGTTTGTATCTGCGGGATTTTCGAG ATGGTACTGTCAGAGGTCCTGATACAGATTGGAAAGAA TTGTATAGAAAGAAGCACATACAAAGAAAAGAGGCTCAGAGGATGCGGCATGCAATGTTCCTACCATCAGCCCACCCTATCCCATTTTGTCCCATTCCCGTCTACCCCAGGGCCTACCTTCCCACCTCGCTGCTTCCTCCAGGAATCATTGGTGGTGAATATGATGAGAGGCCGATACTGCCTAGTGTTGGAGACCCAGTCACCTCACTCATCCCAAGGCCTGGGGAGCTTCCTGGCCAGTTCCACCCACTCAGACCACGTTTTGATCCTGTTGACCCACTTCCAGGACCTCACTCCCTCTTGCCAGGAAGAGCTATCCCCAACAACAGATTTCCCTTCAGACCCGGCAGGGGTAGGTCAACTGACAGCCGGCTGCCATTCCTGTGA
- the Fbxo7 gene encoding F-box only protein 7 isoform X3, whose product MPAPNLPSSTDTEHSSLQDNDQPSLAATSSQTNIPDEQGSESSQGQATQFDAWTDDSMEGPSQNVEAESIQDAMSMEEVSGFHPLEPMLCNETEDGQVPHSLETLYQSAGCSNISDALIVLVHLLMLESGYIPQGTETKAVSMPEKWKSSGVYKLQYTHPLCEGGFAVLTCVPLGNLIIINATIKVNGGIKNVKSVQLQPGSYVAGVEPGESAAKVYKDLKKLSRLFKDQLVYPLLAFTRQVLNLPDVFGLVVLPLELKLRIFRLLDVHSVLALSAVCHDLLIASNDPLLWRCLYLRDFRDGTVRGPDTDWKELYRKKHIQRKEAQRMRHAMFLPSAHPIPFCPIPVYPRAYLPTSLLPPGIIGGEYDERPILPSVGDPVTSLIPRPGELPGQFHPLRPRFDPVDPLPGPHSLLPGRAIPNNRFPFRPGRGRSTDSRLPFL is encoded by the exons ATGCCGGCACCTAACTTACCTTCATCTACAGATACAGAGCATTCCTCACTCCAGGATAATGACCAACCTTCTTTGGCTGCGACCTCAAGTCAGACTAACATCCCAGATGAACAAGGGAGTGAGTCATCCCAAGGACAGGCCACCCAATTTGATGCCTGGACTGATGACAGTATG GAAGGGCCTAGTCAAAATGTTGAAGCTGAGTCAATTCAGGATGCCATGAGTATGGAAGAGGTTTCTGGTTTCCATCCATTGGAACCAATGCTCTGTAATGAAACAGAGGATGGGCAGGTACCACATTCTCTAGAGACCCTGTACCAGTCAGCCGGCTGCTCCAACATCAGTGATGCCTTGATAGTGCTGGTGCATCTCCTTATGCTCGAGTCAGGCTACATACCTCAG GGGACTGAAACCAAAGCAGTGTCAATGCCTGAGAAATGGAAGTCAAGTGGTGTATACAAACTGCAGTACACACATCCTCTCTGCGAGGGTGGCTTTGCCGTGCTTACCTGTGTGCCTTTGGGAAACCTAATCATTATAAATG cTACAATAAAAGTCAACGGTGGGATTAAAAACGTGAAGTCAGTGCAGCTGCAGCCAGGATCCTACGTTGCTGGAGTAGAACCAG GGGAAAGCGCAGCCAAAGTGTACAAAGATCTTAAGAAGCTCTCTCGTCTCTTCAAAGACCAGCTGgtgtaccctcttctggctttcacacgGCAAG TACTGAACCTTCCAGATGTGTTTGGGCTGGTTGTCCTTCCACTGGAGCTGAAACTACGCATCTTCCGACTTTTGGACGTTCATTCTGTCCTGGCCCTGTCTGCAGTCTGTCATGACCTCCTCATTGCCTCAAATGACCCACTGCTGTGGAGGTGTTTGTATCTGCGGGATTTTCGAG ATGGTACTGTCAGAGGTCCTGATACAGATTGGAAAGAA TTGTATAGAAAGAAGCACATACAAAGAAAAGAGGCTCAGAGGATGCGGCATGCAATGTTCCTACCATCAGCCCACCCTATCCCATTTTGTCCCATTCCCGTCTACCCCAGGGCCTACCTTCCCACCTCGCTGCTTCCTCCAGGAATCATTGGTGGTGAATATGATGAGAGGCCGATACTGCCTAGTGTTGGAGACCCAGTCACCTCACTCATCCCAAGGCCTGGGGAGCTTCCTGGCCAGTTCCACCCACTCAGACCACGTTTTGATCCTGTTGACCCACTTCCAGGACCTCACTCCCTCTTGCCAGGAAGAGCTATCCCCAACAACAGATTTCCCTTCAGACCCGGCAGGGGTAGGTCAACTGACAGCCGGCTGCCATTCCTGTGA
- the Fbxo7 gene encoding F-box only protein 7 isoform X1, translating into MKLRVRLQKRTQPLEVPESEPTLGQLRAHLSQVLLPTLGFSSDTRFAITLNNKDALTGDEETLASYGIVSGDLICLVLEDDMPAPNLPSSTDTEHSSLQDNDQPSLAATSSQTNIPDEQGSESSQGQATQFDAWTDDSMEGPSQNVEAESIQDAMSMEEVSGFHPLEPMLCNETEDGQVPHSLETLYQSAGCSNISDALIVLVHLLMLESGYIPQGTETKAVSMPEKWKSSGVYKLQYTHPLCEGGFAVLTCVPLGNLIIINATIKVNGGIKNVKSVQLQPGSYVAGVEPGESAAKVYKDLKKLSRLFKDQLVYPLLAFTRQVLNLPDVFGLVVLPLELKLRIFRLLDVHSVLALSAVCHDLLIASNDPLLWRCLYLRDFRDGTVRGPDTDWKELYRKKHIQRKEAQRMRHAMFLPSAHPIPFCPIPVYPRAYLPTSLLPPGIIGGEYDERPILPSVGDPVTSLIPRPGELPGQFHPLRPRFDPVDPLPGPHSLLPGRAIPNNRFPFRPGRGRSTDSRLPFL; encoded by the exons ATGAAGCTGCGCGTGCGGCTTCAGAAGCGGACCCAGCCGCTCGAGGTGCCGGAGTCGGAGCCAACGCTCGGGCAGTTGCGCGCGCACCTCAGCCAAGTCCTGCTGCCCACGTTGGGGTTCAG TTCTGATACCCGATTTGCAATTACATTGAACAACAAGGATGCCCTCACTGGAGACGAAGAGACCTTGGCTTCATATGGGATTGTTTCTGGGGACTTGATATGTTTGGTTCTTGAAGATGACATGCCGGCACCTAACTTACCTTCATCTACAGATACAGAGCATTCCTCACTCCAGGATAATGACCAACCTTCTTTGGCTGCGACCTCAAGTCAGACTAACATCCCAGATGAACAAGGGAGTGAGTCATCCCAAGGACAGGCCACCCAATTTGATGCCTGGACTGATGACAGTATG GAAGGGCCTAGTCAAAATGTTGAAGCTGAGTCAATTCAGGATGCCATGAGTATGGAAGAGGTTTCTGGTTTCCATCCATTGGAACCAATGCTCTGTAATGAAACAGAGGATGGGCAGGTACCACATTCTCTAGAGACCCTGTACCAGTCAGCCGGCTGCTCCAACATCAGTGATGCCTTGATAGTGCTGGTGCATCTCCTTATGCTCGAGTCAGGCTACATACCTCAG GGGACTGAAACCAAAGCAGTGTCAATGCCTGAGAAATGGAAGTCAAGTGGTGTATACAAACTGCAGTACACACATCCTCTCTGCGAGGGTGGCTTTGCCGTGCTTACCTGTGTGCCTTTGGGAAACCTAATCATTATAAATG cTACAATAAAAGTCAACGGTGGGATTAAAAACGTGAAGTCAGTGCAGCTGCAGCCAGGATCCTACGTTGCTGGAGTAGAACCAG GGGAAAGCGCAGCCAAAGTGTACAAAGATCTTAAGAAGCTCTCTCGTCTCTTCAAAGACCAGCTGgtgtaccctcttctggctttcacacgGCAAG TACTGAACCTTCCAGATGTGTTTGGGCTGGTTGTCCTTCCACTGGAGCTGAAACTACGCATCTTCCGACTTTTGGACGTTCATTCTGTCCTGGCCCTGTCTGCAGTCTGTCATGACCTCCTCATTGCCTCAAATGACCCACTGCTGTGGAGGTGTTTGTATCTGCGGGATTTTCGAG ATGGTACTGTCAGAGGTCCTGATACAGATTGGAAAGAA TTGTATAGAAAGAAGCACATACAAAGAAAAGAGGCTCAGAGGATGCGGCATGCAATGTTCCTACCATCAGCCCACCCTATCCCATTTTGTCCCATTCCCGTCTACCCCAGGGCCTACCTTCCCACCTCGCTGCTTCCTCCAGGAATCATTGGTGGTGAATATGATGAGAGGCCGATACTGCCTAGTGTTGGAGACCCAGTCACCTCACTCATCCCAAGGCCTGGGGAGCTTCCTGGCCAGTTCCACCCACTCAGACCACGTTTTGATCCTGTTGACCCACTTCCAGGACCTCACTCCCTCTTGCCAGGAAGAGCTATCCCCAACAACAGATTTCCCTTCAGACCCGGCAGGGGTAGGTCAACTGACAGCCGGCTGCCATTCCTGTGA